In Gossypium arboreum isolate Shixiya-1 chromosome 6, ASM2569848v2, whole genome shotgun sequence, the following are encoded in one genomic region:
- the LOC108485493 gene encoding uncharacterized protein LOC108485493 — MAGPTHQRKPSKDNYHNQKKKRRPQPQPQPQKNDKPPSNWSLVKGLFFGKPQQQQQHQQQQQQQQQQQQQQQREHVVVDETGKKCKKMRCSGSLCSNTKIMERPVTASPELNKKRASLGSVKAPVQHEPNGVVISSSNVGSFRGLPFTRFSGCYECRMVVDPVLGMAKDPSLRTTIRSCPECGEIFMKAENLELHQAVRHAVSELGSEDTSKNIVEIIFQSSWLKKQAPICQIDRILKVHNTPKTISKFEEYRDSIKSKATKHPKKHPRCIADGNELLRFHCTTFACSLGLNGSSNLCNSSPNCNVCSIIKNGFKVAQELGNGGGPNGKGILTTATSGKAHDMAAAVEEDNGKQENRAMLVCRVIAGRVKKNMEGSLEDYDSVTVAGGDVGAYSNLDELYVFNPKAILPCFVVIYRGF; from the exons ATGGCTGGACCTACTCACCAAAGAAAACCATCCAAAGACAATTACCATAACCAAAAGAAAAAGCGCCGCCCTCAGCCTCAACCTCAGCCTCAGAAGAATGACAAACCACCCTCTAATTGGTCACTTGTCAAAGGTCTTTTCTTCGGCAAACCACAACAACAACAACAGCATCAGCAGCAACAGCAACAGCAACAACAACAGCAACAGCAACAGCAACGGGAACATGTTGTGGTGGACGAAACTGGcaagaaatgcaagaaaatgaggTGTTCAGGATCATTATGCAGCAACACAAAGATCATGGAAAGGCCTGTAACAGCTTCCCCTGAGCTCAATAAGAAAAGGGCATCGCTTGGATCCGTGAAAGCTCCTGTGCAGCATGAACCTAATGGAGTAGTAATTTCTTCTTCTAATGTTGGCTCATTTCGAGGACTACCATTTACAAGATTTTCCGGCTGTTATGAGTGCCGAATGGTAGTCGATCCAGTTCTTGGTATGGCCAAAGACCCTTCCCTCAGGACTACTATCCGTTCTTGCCCTGAATGCGGTGAGATTTTCATGAAAGCTGAAAATTTGGAGCTTCATCAAGCTGTCAGGCATGCAG TATCTGAACTTGGTTCTGAAGACACAAGCAAGAACATAGTGGAAATCATATTCCAGTCAAGTTGGTTAAAGAAACAAGCACCTATATGCCAAATCGATCGCATCCTTAAAGTCCACAACACCCCAAAAACCATCTCCAAGTTCGAGGAATACCGTGATTCAATCAAATCCAAAGCCACCAAGCATCCCAAAAAGCACCCTCGTTGCATAGCGGATGGCAATGAGCTCCTTCGGTTTCATTGCACCACTTTTGCATGTTCACTAGGTCTCAACGGGTCCTCCAACTTGTGTAACTCGAGCCCCAACTGCAATGTCTGCAGCATCATTAAAAATGGTTTCAAAGTAGCCCAAGAACTCGGTAATGGTGGTGGTCCCAATGGGAAAGGAATATTGACGACAGCAACCAGTGGCAAAGCTCATGATATGGCAGCTGCGGTAGAAGAAGATAATGGAAAGCAAGAGAACAGGGCCATGCTTGTTTGTAGGGTGATTGCAGGGAGAGTGAAGAAGAACATGGAAGGCAGCTTGGAGGATTACGACTCGGTCACGGTGGCGGGTGGTGATGTTGGGGCCTACTCCAATTTGGATGAGTTGTATGTTTTTAATCCCAAGGCTATCTTGCCTTGTTTTGTTGTCATCTATAGGGGGTTTTAA